In a single window of the Solea senegalensis isolate Sse05_10M linkage group LG1, IFAPA_SoseM_1, whole genome shotgun sequence genome:
- the zic1 gene encoding zinc finger protein ZIC 1, whose product MLLDAGPQYPTIGVTTFGSSRHHSTGEVTEREVALGINPFADGMGAFKINHSSHDIGSGQTAFSSQAPGYAAAALGHPHHPTHVGSYSTAAFNSTRDFLFRNRGFGDAAGAQHSLFASGSFAGPHGHSDAAGHLLFPGLHEQASHASSNVVNSQMRLGFSGDMYGRADQYGHVTSPRSDHYASTQLHGYGPMNMNMAAHHGAGAFFRYMRQPIKQELICKWIEPEQLTSPKKSCNKTFSTMHELVTHLTVEHVGGPEQTNHICFWEDCAREGKPFKAKYKLVNHIRVHTGEKPFPCPFPGCGKVFARSENLKIHKRTHTGEKPFKCEFEGCDRRFANSSDRKKHMHVHTSDKPYLCKMCDKSYTHPSSLRKHMKVHESTNPASQPSPAASSGYESSTPPTIVSPSTENQSSSSISPAASAVHHTASHSTLTSNFNEWYV is encoded by the exons ATGCTCTTGGACGCAGGACCGCAGTATCCCACCATAGGAGTCACTACTTTCGGCTCCTCGCGGCATCACTCAACAGGCGAAGTCACAGAGAGGGAAGTGGCGTTGGGGATAAATCCGTTCGCGGATGGGATGGGCGCCTTCAAAATCAACCACAGCTCCCACGATATTGGCTCCGGACAGACTGCGTTTTCCTCCCAGGCGCCCGGCTATGCAGCAGCCGCGCTGGGACACCCGCACCATCCCACCCATGTTGGCTCTTACTCCACGGCTGCTTTCAACTCCACCAGGGACTTTCTCTTCAGAAATCGGGGTTTCGGGGACGCCGCGGGCGCGCAGCACAGTTTGTTCGCCTCTGGAAGTTTCGCAGGGCCACATGGACACTCAGATGCAGCGGGGCACCTGCTCTTCCCGGGGCTCCACGAGCAGGCGAGTCATGCCTCCTCCAACGTGGTCAACAGCCAGATGCGGCTGGGCTTCTCGGGGGACATGTACGGACGCGCTGACCAGTACGGCCACGTTACGAGCCCGCGGTCCGACCACTATGCCTCGACCCAGCTGCACGGCTACGGCCCCATGAACATGAATATGGCCGCGCACCACGGAGCCGGGGCCTTCTTCCGATACATGCGGCAGCCGATCAAGCAAGAGCTCATCTGCAAGTGGATCGAGCCGGAGCAGCTCACGAGTCCCAAGAAGTCGTGCAACAAAACTTTTAGTACCATGCACGAGCTCGTGACCCACTTGACGGTGGAGCATGTGGGGGGACCGGAGCAGACCAACCACATCTGCTTCTGGGAGGACTGCGCCAGAGAGGGCAAGCCTTTCAAAGCCAAATACAAACTTGTAAATCATATCAGAGTACACACCGGAGAAAAACCTTTCCCGTGTCCGTTCCCCGGCTGTGGCAAAGTATTTGCCCGATCGGAAAACCTAAAAATTCACAAAAGGACTCACACCG GCGAGAAGCCTTTTAAGTGTGAATTCGAAGGCTGCGACAGACGATTTGCAAACAGCAGTGACCGCAAGAAACACATGCACGTCCACACGTCGGACAAACCCTATCTGTGCAAAATGTGCGACAAGTCCTACACACACCCCAGCTCCCTCCGAAAACACATGAAg GTCCACGAATCCACCAATCCAGCGTCACAGCCATCTCCCGCGGCCAGTTCAGGGTACGAGTCCTCCACGCCTCCCACCATAGTATCACCGTCCACAGAAaaccagagcagcagctccataTCACCAGCAGCCTCAGCAGTCCACCACACAGCCAGCCACAGCACGCTGACGTCAAATTTCAATGAATGGTACgtgtaa